One region of Eleutherodactylus coqui strain aEleCoq1 chromosome 5, aEleCoq1.hap1, whole genome shotgun sequence genomic DNA includes:
- the SCAMP1 gene encoding secretory carrier-associated membrane protein 1: MSDFDSNPFADPDLNNPFKDPSVTQVTRNAPPGLEEYNPFSDSKTPQPAKVKMPTSAPSTQPAIMKPTEEPPAYTQIAKEHAIAQAELLKRQEELERKAAELDRREREIQSLNQPGGRKNNWPPVPANFPVGPCFYQDFSVDIPVEFQKTVKIMYYLWMFHTVTLFVNVFGCLAWFCVDTGRGVDFGLAVLWFLLFTPCSFVCWYRPLYGAFRSDSSFRFFVFFFVYICQFAVHVLQAAGFKGWGNCGWISALTALNQNIPVGIIMILIAALFTGSAVVSLAMFKKVHGLYRTTGASFEKAQQEFATGVMSNKTVQTAAANAASTAASSAAQNAFKGNQM, from the exons GATCCTTCAGTCACACAGGTGACCAGAAATGCGCCCCCTGGCTTAGAAGAATATAACCCCTTCTCAGACTCCAAAACT CCACAACCAGCCAAAGTGAAAATGCCGACCTCTGCTCCCAGCACACAGCCCGCTATAATGAAGCCAACGGAGGAACCTCCTGCCTACACACAGATTGCTAAG GAACATGCTATAGCCCAGGCTGAGCTTCTGAAGCGCCAGGAAGAACTGGAAAGGAAAGCTGCAGAATTAGACCGCAGGGAACGGGAGATTCAGAGTCTGAACCAGCCAGGGG GAAGAAAGAATAATTGGCCGCCTGTACCGGCAAATTTTCCTGTTGGTCCATGTTTTTACCAAGATTTCTCAGTGGATATTCCTGTGGAATTTCAGAAAACTGTAAAGATTATGTACTATCTATGGATGT TCCATACAGTCACCCTGTTTGTAAATGTCTTTGGCTGTCTGGCGTGGTTCTGCGTGGATACAGGTCGAGGTGTTGACTttggattggccgtcctgtggtTTTTGCTTTTCACGCCATGCTCCTTTGTATGCTGGTACAGACCACTGTATGGAGCCTTCAG GAGCGACAGTTCCTTCAGGTTCTTTGTGTTCTTCTTTGTGTACATCTGTCAGTTTGCAGTGCACGTTCTACAGGCTGCTGGATTTAAAGGCTGGGGGAATTG CGGTTGGATTTCTGCACTAACTGCTCTCAATCAGAACATTCCTGTGGGGATTATTATGATCCTGATTGCCGCCCTTTTCACAGGTTCTGCAGTAGTATCACTAGCTATGTTTAAGAAG GTGCACGGACTGTACCGGACAACGGGCGCCAGCTTTGAGAAGGCCCAGCAAGAGTTTGCTACAGGTGTGATGTCTAACAAAACAGTGCAGACTGCTGCAGCTAACGCAGCCTCTACAGCTGCCAGCAGTGCTGCCCAGAATGCTTTCAAGGGCAACCAGATGTAA